A genomic segment from Bradyrhizobium sp. CB1015 encodes:
- a CDS encoding LLM class flavin-dependent oxidoreductase translates to MIPLSVLDLSVVTTGTKPAAALRNSIDLARHVDGLGYVRYWLAEHHNLASVASPAPDVMIGQIAAVTKHLRVGSGGVMLPNHAPLVVAERFKMLEALFPGRIDLGLGRAPGTDGATAYALRSRLDRREGDDFLERLHELILWETREFPAGHPYNNVVAMPDDTRLPPIWLLGSSDYSSELAAQVGMGFAFAHHFASHDAIDAMVHYRNRFQPSAWRASPHAILAVAVIAADTDEEAERLASSFDLNRLRRDRGQYLPLPSVEEAMAYPYTDAERTSILRNRSRLFVGSPATVQKKLQPLIYASKPDELMVITAVYDHEARKKSYSLLAEAFGLAKRESV, encoded by the coding sequence ATGATCCCGCTCTCCGTCCTCGACCTCTCCGTCGTCACAACAGGCACCAAGCCCGCCGCGGCGCTGCGCAACAGCATCGATTTGGCGCGTCACGTCGATGGCCTCGGCTATGTCCGCTACTGGCTCGCCGAGCATCACAACCTCGCCTCTGTCGCGAGCCCCGCGCCCGATGTCATGATCGGGCAGATCGCGGCGGTGACGAAGCACCTCCGCGTCGGCTCCGGCGGCGTGATGCTGCCCAACCACGCGCCGCTGGTCGTCGCCGAGCGTTTCAAGATGCTGGAGGCGCTGTTTCCCGGCCGGATCGATCTCGGTCTCGGTCGCGCGCCGGGCACCGATGGCGCCACGGCCTATGCGCTGCGAAGCCGGCTCGACCGCCGCGAGGGCGACGATTTTCTGGAGCGGCTGCACGAGCTGATCCTGTGGGAGACCCGGGAATTCCCCGCAGGGCATCCCTACAACAACGTCGTCGCGATGCCCGACGACACCAGGCTGCCGCCGATCTGGCTGCTTGGCTCCAGTGATTATTCGTCGGAATTGGCCGCCCAGGTCGGCATGGGCTTCGCCTTCGCCCATCATTTCGCGTCCCACGACGCGATCGATGCGATGGTGCACTACCGCAATCGTTTTCAGCCCTCGGCCTGGCGTGCGAGCCCGCATGCCATTCTCGCGGTCGCCGTTATCGCCGCCGATACCGACGAGGAAGCCGAAAGGCTTGCCTCGTCCTTTGACCTCAATCGCCTTCGCCGCGACCGCGGCCAATATCTGCCGCTGCCGAGCGTCGAGGAGGCGATGGCCTATCCATATACGGATGCCGAGCGCACCTCGATCCTGCGCAACCGCTCGCGCCTGTTCGTCGGCAGCCCCGCGACGGTGCAGAAGAAGCTGCAGCCCTTGATCTACGCGAGCAAGCCGGACGAGCTGATGGTGATCACGGCGGTGTATGACCACGAGGCGCGAAAGAAGTCGTATTCGCTGCTGGCGGAGGCGTTCGGGCTGGCGAAAAGAGAAAGCGTGTAG
- a CDS encoding prephenate dehydratase, with protein sequence MSKMKIAFQGEPGANSHIAIVEAYPDAEPMPCATFEDALSAISSGEADLGMIPIENSVAGRVADIHHLLPASGLFIVGEWFLPVRHQLMAVRGTKLEDIKSVESHVHALGQCRRIIRKLGIKPIVHADTAGSARDISERKDKTVAAIASRLAAKIYGLDILAEDIEDEAHNTTRFVVLAREPKWAPQGTGPLVTTFVFRVRNLPAALYKALGGFATNGVNMTKLESYMVDGNFFATQFYADVDGHPDDKGLAFAIEELKFFSREFRIVGVYPGHPFRATFSEAQD encoded by the coding sequence ATGAGCAAGATGAAGATCGCATTCCAGGGCGAACCCGGAGCCAATTCCCACATCGCCATCGTCGAGGCCTATCCCGACGCCGAGCCGATGCCCTGCGCCACTTTTGAAGACGCGCTGTCGGCGATCTCGTCGGGCGAAGCCGATCTCGGCATGATCCCGATCGAGAATTCGGTCGCCGGCCGCGTCGCCGACATCCATCACCTCCTGCCGGCGTCGGGCCTCTTCATCGTCGGCGAATGGTTTCTGCCGGTGCGGCATCAGCTGATGGCGGTGAGGGGGACCAAGCTCGAAGACATCAAGAGCGTCGAGAGCCACGTGCACGCGCTCGGCCAGTGCCGGCGCATCATCCGCAAGCTCGGCATCAAGCCGATCGTGCACGCCGACACCGCCGGCAGCGCCCGCGACATCTCGGAGCGCAAGGACAAGACGGTGGCCGCGATCGCCTCGCGCCTGGCCGCAAAGATCTACGGTCTCGACATCCTCGCCGAGGACATCGAGGACGAGGCCCACAACACCACGCGCTTCGTGGTGCTGGCGCGCGAGCCGAAATGGGCGCCCCAAGGCACCGGGCCGCTCGTCACGACCTTTGTTTTCCGCGTGCGCAATTTGCCGGCCGCGCTCTACAAGGCGCTCGGCGGCTTCGCCACCAACGGCGTCAACATGACCAAGCTCGAGAGCTACATGGTCGACGGCAATTTCTTCGCCACGCAGTTCTATGCCGACGTCGACGGCCACCCCGATGACAAGGGCCTCGCCTTCGCCATCGAGGAGCTGAAATTCTTCTCGCGCGAATTCCGCATCGTCGGCGTCTATCCGGGCCATCCGTTCCGCGCGACATTCAGCGAGGCGCAGGATTAG
- a CDS encoding 3-deoxy-manno-octulosonate cytidylyltransferase: MIDPRILVLIPARMAATRLPGKPLADIAGLPMIVHVLRRAEAAAIGRVAVATDTDEIASVVTAHGGEAVMTRADHPSGSDRIHEAMRKLDPEGRAEIVINLQGDFPTITPQTIREVLPPFDDPAVDIVTLASQIHTEEEDLAPSVVKAIGSPIGPKRLRALYFTRATAPYGNGPRYHHIGLYAYRRAALERFVSLPPSPLERQESLEQLRAVEAGMRIDIMIVDSVPRGVDTPPDLETARSILSKS, translated from the coding sequence ATGATCGACCCCCGCATCCTGGTGCTGATCCCGGCCCGCATGGCGGCCACCCGCCTGCCCGGCAAGCCGCTCGCCGATATCGCCGGCCTGCCGATGATCGTGCATGTGCTGCGCCGTGCCGAGGCCGCTGCAATCGGCCGGGTTGCGGTCGCGACCGACACCGACGAAATCGCCTCGGTCGTGACCGCCCATGGCGGCGAGGCGGTGATGACCCGCGCCGACCACCCCTCCGGCTCGGACCGCATCCACGAGGCCATGCGGAAGCTGGACCCTGAAGGCAGGGCCGAGATCGTGATCAATCTCCAGGGCGATTTCCCGACCATCACGCCGCAGACCATCCGCGAGGTGCTGCCGCCCTTCGACGATCCCGCCGTCGACATCGTAACATTGGCCTCGCAGATCCACACCGAGGAGGAGGACCTCGCGCCGAGCGTCGTGAAGGCCATCGGTTCGCCGATCGGGCCGAAGCGGTTGCGGGCACTTTATTTCACCCGCGCCACAGCTCCCTACGGCAACGGACCGCGATACCACCACATCGGCCTCTATGCCTATCGCCGCGCGGCGCTGGAGCGGTTCGTATCGCTGCCGCCGTCTCCCCTGGAACGTCAGGAGAGCCTGGAACAGCTCCGGGCGGTGGAGGCCGGCATGCGGATCGACATCATGATCGTCGACAGCGTGCCCCGCGGCGTCGACACGCCGCCCGATCTCGAAACCGCGCGCAGCATCCTTTCCAAATCCTGA
- a CDS encoding cytochrome c family protein, with translation MDSFELNKILGAVLGTCLFLLVTSFTASALFSPKTPEKPGFEIAVKEDAGHGKGGGAAAASSEPIEKLLQTASVEKGAAAAKKCGACHTFEKGGPNRVGPNLYGVVGEKRGEGRGGFNFSAAMKAKGGTWTFDDLDKFIANPKGFIPGTAMGFAGIQKDSERADVIAYLNSLSEHPQPLPTASK, from the coding sequence ATGGACTCTTTCGAACTCAACAAGATTCTCGGTGCCGTGCTCGGCACCTGTCTTTTCCTGCTGGTGACGAGCTTCACCGCGAGTGCGCTGTTCTCCCCCAAGACGCCGGAAAAGCCGGGCTTCGAGATCGCGGTGAAGGAAGACGCCGGACACGGCAAGGGAGGCGGCGCCGCTGCAGCCTCCTCCGAGCCGATCGAAAAGTTGCTCCAGACTGCTTCCGTCGAGAAGGGTGCTGCCGCCGCCAAGAAATGCGGCGCCTGCCACACCTTCGAGAAGGGCGGCCCGAACCGTGTCGGTCCGAACCTCTATGGCGTCGTCGGCGAGAAGCGTGGTGAGGGCCGTGGCGGCTTCAACTTCTCGGCTGCCATGAAGGCCAAGGGCGGCACCTGGACCTTCGACGACCTCGACAAGTTCATCGCCAACCCGAAGGGCTTCATCCCGGGCACCGCCATGGGCTTCGCCGGCATTCAGAAGGATTCCGAACGTGCCGACGTCATCGCCTATCTGAACTCGCTGTCGGAGCATCCGCAGCCGCTGCCGACCGCCTCGAAATAA
- a CDS encoding extracellular solute-binding protein: MAITRRDLLLTGTAAAALPALGSVAGVPVVGTAQAQSASELPSGGLPWRHALSLFGNVKYPADFKRFDYVNPDAPKGGVARQIAVGTFDNFNIVVSGVKGQVAGAVAFIYESLLTQSLDEVSTEYGALAEAVSHPDDFSFVTYRLRPQAKWHDGKPVTPEDVIFSLDSFKKNHPMYSAYYSHVVKAEKVGERDVKFVFDAPGNRELPLIVGQLIVLPKHWWEGTDAQGRKRDVAATTLEVPLGSGPYKVKEFVAGRSIALERVKDYWGRDLPINVGRNNFDELRYEYFRDGTVAIEAFKADQVDWRTENSAKSWATAYDFPAVTEKRVILEEFANRSSGVMQAFVPNLRRAKFSDPRVRRALNYAFDFEEMNKQIFYGQYKRISSYFDGIDELMATGLPQGKELEILETVRAQVPPEVFTTAYTNPVGGSPEAVRDNLREALRLFKEAGYEVRDRKLIDVKTGAQFSLELLNSDPSFERITLFYKPSLERLGIAVSVRTVDPTQYENRTREWDFDIVTNSWGESQSPGNEQREFWSSKSADIAGSRNLAGIKNPAVDKLIERVIYATDRDDLVAATKALDRVLLWNHYVVPQWTYNKVRTARWDRFGRPAELPKYGQSGFPFIWWYDADKAARIARKS; encoded by the coding sequence TTGGCCATTACCCGACGCGATCTCCTGCTCACCGGCACTGCTGCGGCAGCGCTTCCAGCCCTTGGCTCCGTCGCGGGCGTTCCCGTCGTCGGCACGGCACAGGCGCAATCGGCAAGCGAGCTGCCTTCCGGCGGGTTGCCTTGGCGCCACGCCTTGTCGCTGTTCGGAAACGTCAAGTACCCCGCCGACTTCAAGCGCTTCGACTACGTCAATCCGGACGCCCCCAAAGGCGGTGTCGCGCGCCAGATCGCCGTCGGCACGTTCGACAATTTCAACATCGTCGTCTCGGGCGTGAAGGGCCAGGTCGCCGGCGCCGTCGCATTCATCTATGAATCGCTCCTGACGCAGTCGCTCGACGAGGTCTCGACCGAATACGGCGCGCTGGCCGAAGCGGTCAGCCATCCAGACGATTTCTCCTTCGTCACCTATCGCCTGCGCCCGCAGGCGAAATGGCATGACGGCAAGCCCGTCACGCCGGAGGATGTGATCTTCTCGCTCGATTCCTTCAAGAAGAACCACCCGATGTACTCGGCCTATTACAGCCATGTGGTGAAGGCCGAGAAGGTCGGCGAGCGTGACGTGAAGTTTGTGTTCGACGCACCCGGCAACCGCGAGCTGCCGCTGATCGTGGGACAGCTGATCGTCCTGCCGAAACATTGGTGGGAGGGGACGGACGCGCAGGGCCGCAAGCGCGATGTCGCCGCCACCACGCTGGAAGTACCGCTCGGCTCGGGCCCCTACAAGGTCAAGGAATTCGTCGCAGGACGCTCGATCGCGCTGGAGCGCGTCAAGGACTATTGGGGCCGCGATCTTCCCATCAATGTCGGCCGCAACAATTTCGACGAGCTGCGCTACGAATATTTCCGCGACGGCACCGTTGCGATCGAGGCCTTCAAGGCCGACCAGGTCGACTGGCGCACCGAGAACAGCGCGAAGAGCTGGGCGACCGCCTACGATTTCCCGGCCGTGACCGAAAAGCGGGTGATCCTCGAGGAATTCGCTAACCGCAGCTCCGGCGTGATGCAGGCCTTCGTGCCGAACCTGCGGCGCGCCAAGTTCAGCGATCCGCGCGTCCGTCGTGCGCTCAACTACGCGTTCGACTTCGAGGAGATGAACAAGCAGATCTTCTACGGTCAGTACAAGCGCATCAGCAGCTATTTCGACGGCATCGATGAGCTGATGGCAACCGGATTGCCGCAGGGAAAAGAGCTGGAGATCCTCGAGACCGTTCGCGCCCAGGTGCCGCCCGAGGTCTTCACGACGGCCTACACCAATCCGGTCGGGGGCAGTCCGGAAGCGGTGCGCGATAATCTGCGTGAGGCGCTGCGCCTGTTCAAGGAGGCGGGCTACGAGGTGCGCGACCGCAAGCTGATCGACGTCAAGACCGGCGCGCAGTTCTCGCTGGAATTGCTCAACTCGGATCCCAGCTTCGAACGAATTACGCTGTTCTACAAGCCGTCGCTGGAGCGGCTCGGCATTGCCGTGAGCGTTCGGACGGTCGATCCGACCCAATATGAGAACAGGACGCGCGAGTGGGACTTCGACATCGTGACGAACTCCTGGGGCGAGTCGCAATCGCCGGGCAACGAGCAGCGCGAGTTCTGGTCATCCAAGTCGGCCGACATCGCCGGCTCGCGCAATCTTGCCGGGATCAAGAATCCGGCGGTTGATAAGCTGATCGAACGCGTCATCTACGCCACGGACCGCGACGATCTCGTTGCGGCCACCAAGGCGCTCGACCGCGTGCTGTTGTGGAATCACTACGTCGTGCCGCAATGGACCTATAACAAGGTGCGCACCGCGCGCTGGGATCGCTTCGGCCGGCCGGCGGAATTGCCCAAATACGGTCAGTCCGGTTTCCCGTTCATCTGGTGGTACGACGCAGACAAGGCGGCGCGGATCGCAAGAAAATCGTGA
- a CDS encoding extracellular solute-binding protein codes for MTQMSRRHVLVLGVGGALGASVGAPLLRSARASEAAIEAHGMSAFGDLKYPADFHHFDYVNVDAPKGGTFSLIPSVRAYNQSYQTFNSLNAFILKGDGAQGMDMTFSPLMVRASDEPDAMYGLAAKSVQISPDKLVYRFTMRQEARFHDGSRLTAHDAAFSLTTLKTKGHPLIIVQMRDMVSAEALDDATLVVTFAKGRARDVPLYVASLPIFSKAYYASRPFDESSLEIPLGSGPYRVGRFEVNRYIEFERVKDWWAADLPPCRGSYNFDVVRYEFYRDRDVAFEGFTGKSYLYREEFTSRIWATRYDFPAVKDGRVKMEVVPDDTPSGAQGWFINTRRDKFKDPRVREALINAFDFEWTNKTIMYGAYARTVSPFQNSDLMAGNAPPSQEELKLLEPFRGQVPDEVFAAPFTPPASDGSGQDRSLLRKAQQLLTEAGVPIKDGKRVLPNGEVFKIEFLLDEPSFQPHHAPYIKNLATLGIEASVRLVDAVQHKARQEDFDFDMTIQRFSMSATPGDAMRAFFSSQVANTKGSYNLAGVASPAIDAMIDKIMAADSREELTVACRAFDRLFRAGRYWVPQWYNKTHRLAYWDQFGHPQKLPRYANGVGAPEIWWYEPAKAAKLEQAK; via the coding sequence ATGACGCAGATGTCACGCCGCCATGTGCTGGTCCTGGGTGTTGGCGGCGCCCTCGGAGCGTCCGTCGGCGCGCCGCTGCTGCGCAGCGCGCGAGCATCGGAAGCGGCGATCGAGGCGCACGGCATGTCGGCATTCGGCGATCTCAAATATCCCGCCGACTTCCATCATTTCGATTATGTCAATGTCGACGCGCCGAAAGGCGGCACGTTCTCGCTGATCCCGTCGGTGCGCGCCTACAATCAGTCCTACCAGACCTTCAACTCGCTCAACGCCTTCATCCTGAAGGGCGACGGCGCACAAGGTATGGATATGACGTTCTCGCCGCTGATGGTCCGGGCAAGTGACGAGCCCGACGCAATGTACGGGCTGGCCGCCAAATCCGTGCAAATATCGCCGGACAAGCTGGTCTATCGCTTCACGATGCGGCAAGAGGCGAGATTCCACGACGGGTCCAGGCTCACTGCCCACGATGCAGCTTTTTCGCTGACGACGCTGAAGACCAAGGGGCATCCGCTGATCATCGTGCAGATGCGCGACATGGTCAGTGCGGAAGCCCTCGACGATGCGACGCTCGTGGTCACCTTCGCCAAGGGGCGCGCGCGCGACGTGCCGCTCTATGTCGCCAGTCTGCCGATCTTTTCGAAGGCGTATTACGCGTCCCGCCCGTTCGATGAATCGTCGCTGGAGATTCCGCTCGGCTCGGGCCCGTACAGGGTCGGCAGGTTCGAGGTCAATCGTTACATCGAATTCGAGCGCGTGAAGGACTGGTGGGCCGCTGATCTGCCGCCCTGCCGCGGCAGCTACAATTTCGATGTCGTCCGCTACGAATTCTATCGCGACCGCGATGTCGCCTTCGAGGGCTTTACCGGCAAGAGCTATCTCTACCGCGAGGAGTTCACCTCGCGCATCTGGGCGACGCGCTATGACTTCCCCGCGGTCAAGGATGGTCGTGTCAAAATGGAGGTCGTGCCCGACGATACGCCCTCCGGCGCGCAGGGCTGGTTCATCAATACGCGGCGCGACAAATTCAAAGACCCCCGCGTGCGCGAGGCCCTGATCAACGCTTTCGATTTCGAATGGACCAACAAGACCATCATGTACGGCGCCTATGCCCGTACGGTGTCGCCATTCCAGAACTCGGACCTCATGGCTGGCAATGCGCCGCCTTCGCAGGAAGAGCTGAAGCTGCTAGAGCCGTTTCGCGGCCAGGTTCCCGACGAGGTGTTCGCGGCGCCGTTCACGCCGCCGGCCTCCGACGGCTCCGGACAGGACCGCAGCCTGCTCCGCAAGGCGCAGCAATTGCTGACCGAGGCCGGCGTTCCCATCAAGGACGGCAAGCGGGTGCTGCCGAACGGCGAGGTCTTCAAGATCGAGTTCCTGCTGGATGAGCCCTCGTTCCAGCCGCACCACGCGCCTTACATCAAGAATCTCGCGACGCTCGGCATCGAAGCGAGCGTGCGCCTCGTCGATGCCGTACAGCACAAGGCTCGGCAGGAAGATTTTGATTTCGATATGACCATCCAGCGCTTCAGCATGTCGGCGACACCAGGCGATGCCATGCGCGCGTTCTTCTCCTCGCAGGTCGCGAACACCAAGGGCTCGTACAATCTCGCTGGCGTCGCCAGTCCGGCGATCGACGCCATGATCGACAAGATCATGGCCGCCGACAGCCGTGAAGAGTTGACCGTCGCCTGCCGCGCGTTCGATCGGCTGTTCCGCGCCGGTCGCTATTGGGTACCGCAATGGTACAACAAGACGCACCGGCTGGCCTACTGGGATCAGTTCGGCCATCCGCAGAAGCTGCCGCGCTATGCCAACGGCGTCGGCGCGCCGGAGATCTGGTGGTATGAACCGGCCAAGGCGGCCAAGCTCGAGCAGGCGAAATAG
- a CDS encoding microcin C ABC transporter permease YejB, which produces MSAYIARRLLLMIPTLLGILFVSFVVVQFAPGGPVERVIAQLSGADTGGTSRISGGSDFAQRAPGQVGAGGDAVNSKYRGAQGLDPDFIKKLEVQFGFDKPAPERFLLMVWNFARFDFGKSYFRDVSVLQLIKEKLPVSISLGLWLTLVTYLISIPLGIRKAVNDGARFDTWTSTVLVLGYAIPGFLFAILLIILFAGGSFFNWFPLRGLTSDGWSQFPWYWKIVDYFWHLTLPLIAMGLGAFTTMTFLTKNSFLDEIRKQYVMTARAKGCSESRVLYGHVFRNAMLIVIAGFPGTFIHAFFSGSLLIETIFSLDGLGLLSFESVLNRDYPVVFGTLYIFSLVGLVINLISDLTYMWIDPRIDFEAREV; this is translated from the coding sequence ATGAGCGCCTATATCGCCCGCCGGCTCCTCCTGATGATCCCGACCCTGCTCGGGATCCTGTTCGTCTCCTTCGTCGTCGTGCAGTTCGCGCCGGGCGGCCCGGTCGAGCGCGTGATCGCGCAGCTCTCGGGCGCCGACACCGGCGGGACCTCGCGTATTTCCGGTGGCAGCGATTTTGCGCAGCGCGCGCCGGGGCAGGTCGGTGCCGGCGGCGATGCCGTCAACTCCAAATATCGCGGTGCGCAGGGCCTCGATCCTGATTTCATCAAGAAGCTGGAGGTGCAGTTCGGCTTCGACAAGCCGGCGCCGGAACGCTTCCTGCTGATGGTGTGGAACTTCGCCCGCTTCGATTTCGGCAAGAGCTATTTTCGCGACGTCAGCGTGCTCCAGCTCATCAAGGAAAAGCTGCCGGTCTCGATCTCGCTTGGCCTCTGGCTGACGCTTGTGACGTACCTGATCTCGATCCCGCTCGGCATTCGCAAGGCCGTGAACGACGGGGCGCGGTTCGACACCTGGACCTCGACGGTACTCGTGCTCGGCTATGCCATCCCCGGCTTCCTGTTCGCGATCCTGCTGATCATCCTGTTTGCCGGCGGCTCGTTCTTCAACTGGTTCCCGCTGCGTGGGCTGACCTCGGACGGCTGGTCGCAATTTCCCTGGTACTGGAAGATCGTCGATTATTTCTGGCACCTGACGCTGCCGCTGATCGCCATGGGGCTAGGTGCCTTCACCACCATGACGTTCCTGACCAAGAACTCGTTCCTGGACGAGATTCGCAAGCAATACGTCATGACTGCGCGTGCCAAGGGCTGCAGTGAGAGCCGGGTGCTCTACGGCCACGTCTTCCGCAACGCCATGCTGATCGTCATCGCAGGTTTTCCCGGAACATTCATCCACGCCTTCTTTTCCGGCTCGCTTCTGATCGAGACCATCTTCTCGCTGGACGGGCTCGGGCTGCTCAGCTTCGAGAGCGTGCTCAACCGCGACTATCCCGTGGTGTTCGGCACGCTCTACATCTTTTCGCTGGTCGGACTCGTGATCAACCTGATCTCCGACCTGACCTATATGTGGATCGACCCCCGGATCGATTTCGAGGCACGGGAGGTCTGA
- a CDS encoding ABC transporter permease has product MTITAPTPIETTAKSPLGDAVPITRKPFVPSPLNRRRWQNFKANRRGYWSFWIFIGLFVISLFAELIANDRPFLIKFDGRLYWPAFVTYSETTFGGDFETAADYRDPYLQKLIKDKGGSIVWPLIRYSYDTHNLDLPTPAPSPPTWMLTEKQCKPVVEKKGLKSCRDLEYNWLGTDDQGRDVVARLIYGFRISVLFGLCLTIVSSVIGIAAGAVQGYFGGRVDLIFQRFIEIWTAIPSLYLLLILSSVLVPGFFVLLGILLLFSWVSLVGLVRAEFLRGRNFEYIQAARALGVSNPVIMFRHLLPNAMVATMTFLPFIVSSSVMTLTALDFLGFGLPPGSPSLGELLSQAKANVQAPWLGFSGFFSVAIMLSLLIFIGEAVRDAFDPRKTFR; this is encoded by the coding sequence ATGACGATCACCGCGCCCACGCCGATCGAGACAACAGCGAAGTCGCCGCTCGGCGATGCAGTTCCGATCACGCGCAAGCCCTTCGTGCCTTCACCGCTCAACAGGCGGCGGTGGCAGAACTTCAAGGCCAACCGCCGCGGCTACTGGTCGTTCTGGATCTTCATCGGCCTGTTCGTGATCTCGCTGTTCGCCGAGTTGATCGCGAACGATCGGCCCTTCCTGATCAAGTTCGACGGGCGGCTGTATTGGCCGGCCTTCGTGACCTATTCGGAGACGACCTTCGGCGGCGATTTCGAGACGGCGGCCGACTACCGCGACCCGTACTTGCAGAAGCTGATCAAGGACAAGGGCGGCAGCATTGTCTGGCCGCTGATCCGCTACTCATACGATACCCACAATCTCGACCTGCCGACGCCGGCGCCGTCGCCGCCGACCTGGATGCTGACGGAGAAGCAGTGCAAGCCGGTGGTGGAGAAGAAGGGACTGAAGAGCTGCCGCGATCTCGAATACAATTGGCTCGGCACCGACGATCAGGGCCGCGACGTGGTGGCGCGGCTGATCTACGGCTTCCGCATCTCGGTGCTGTTCGGCCTTTGTCTCACCATCGTCTCGTCGGTCATCGGCATCGCGGCGGGCGCGGTGCAGGGCTATTTCGGCGGTAGGGTCGATTTGATCTTCCAGCGTTTCATCGAGATCTGGACCGCGATTCCGTCGCTCTATCTGCTCCTGATCCTGTCCTCGGTGCTCGTGCCCGGTTTCTTCGTGCTGCTCGGCATCTTGCTGCTGTTCTCCTGGGTCTCGCTGGTCGGCCTCGTGCGCGCCGAGTTCCTGCGCGGGCGCAATTTCGAATACATCCAGGCGGCGCGGGCGCTCGGCGTGTCCAACCCGGTCATCATGTTCCGTCACCTGCTGCCGAACGCGATGGTTGCGACCATGACGTTCCTGCCGTTCATCGTGTCGAGCTCGGTGATGACACTGACGGCGCTCGATTTCCTCGGCTTCGGCCTGCCGCCGGGTTCGCCTTCCCTTGGTGAGTTGCTGTCGCAGGCCAAGGCCAACGTGCAGGCGCCGTGGCTGGGTTTCTCCGGCTTCTTCTCGGTGGCGATCATGCTGTCGCTGTTGATCTTCATCGGCGAAGCCGTGCGCGACGCCTTCGACCCGCGCAAGACGTTCAGGTAA